In Podospora pseudopauciseta strain CBS 411.78 chromosome 2 map unlocalized CBS411.78m_2, whole genome shotgun sequence, the genomic stretch ACGGCGTGGTTCATATTCATGAGAAACTGTGGATGGAAGCAAGAGACTTGCCACAAGAGCCTGGGGCATTCCACGGAGAATTAGAGGTGCTTGAAAATCTGCCTTTTATCAGTCCTGTTTCCCGTCCTTTCCTTTGTTTCTTTATTAGTTTGTTTGGAGAAACAGTCTTGTTGACGCTTCTATTGTGCAGGAAACGGACTTTGATATTTGTATTCTGGCTGAGTTTGCGGGTCAAGTTCATGAATCTGTGATGATTGGGTCTTGTGACTCTGCTCCTCACCTCTCATATCTATAATGCGAATGATGGGCTTGGGAGCTCGTACCACAAGGGCAAGGTGCTGGCCAGGATAGAATTATATCAGAATTATGTACCCAGACAGTCATCATATTCATGAATTCAATAGTTTATTCAAGAGTTGGCAGTGAAAAGAACGCCTTTTCTTGAAGTCATGTCTGATTGGTTTGAGAGGTTATGAAAGAGCGTGATAATGTCCTCTCTGATGCATGAAATCTCCTAAAGAGTGTTTCCAGTTGGTGTTTGGTCTTTTACCCTTGGTCCCACAACTACAATCACCAAACCCATTTCTCATTCCCCTGGACCTGCATCCTATTCAACCTACGCTGTGTCCACCTCACCAGCCCCACCAGTGAGTCCTTTGTAACCTTGACAATCCAACGAAGAATCAGACGTTGGTAAGGCTCGCCGCGGTATTCGCGTCCGAACTCCAGCAACATTGTTTTGACTCCTCTAGGGTCATCCTTATCTCCTTCAGCCACAATTGCGTCGATCTCCCGGAATCCCAGAGACATGAACAGACACTGGGACATGGGCGCAGCGCTGACACACTGAGGGATCCTGTCCATTCTTGAGAGGTCTCTAGCCCATGTTGCCAGCTGAGTGCCGTGGCCACGTCTCCAGTATGCCGGGTGAACGACTATCATGCTGATGGTGGAGTGTCTGTGGACTctgtttttccttttggcAGTAGCAGAGAGAAGGCCCCACTCGTCATAGTGGCGTTGGTTTAAGTCTCGATTCAGGCTATGTGGAGTTGCGAGATAACAACCTGGGAGACGTGATGGTTAAAATGAGGTTCACATAAATGCAATTTGAGCTTCAATAGAAGTATATAGATATTTGGATGTGGCCACAGTGATTTGTAACCATAGATGAAAATTCCTGTTGGGATTTTGAGATGGGAGGAGTTAAAGAGGCAATGAATGCAATAAAAGCAGTGACGTTACCGTTATTTATTTTCAATTTACCAACATGACGAGAGCCTGGGTCGAGTTTAATGGAAATAACACCGACAATGACCCGTTCACCAGCCTTGGGAGCAGTCCAACCGGTGTTGTCCGGTATGATGGCAGCtgtcttgttgttttcaTCGCGCAAGTAAGCGTCCTCCCGGACTAAGACTATATGATCGTCGCTCTGGATGGCATCCAGGAATTGGGCGCGGTACGACTCGAGTGTGTCTTCGGGGTACTTTGCATGATTGGGACGTTCCCACTCGAACAGAGGAGAGTATCGGAAAGCGGCAGTTGCCACGACGCTAATGCGAGGAACATCGTCGGGGCTTGCGATACGCAGGTGGCCCAGCGGAGGGAAATCCATGCGGCAAACAATGTCAAATGATAGCGAAAAACatgaaaaagagaaaaataaACTGGTCGGTTCCCATCTTGTTACAAATTAACTGTCTTTGTGTGCACTTATGAAGAAATTCCTTGTCGAGGATTACCATTCCACCAGATACAAACCTTGGGGACACAATAGGTAATACTGGCGAGGCTCCGGTCGATGATGTGGGTTGAggtgggttgaggttgaggtccTGGTGAGTTGAGGCTCGTATACAGTGTTGCACCGTGCGAGCCTCGCGGGACCCAGAAGTCAACAAATGCCAGGTGCTTATTCTGGGGGCCAATCAGAGTCAATCAGAGCTCGACCGGCGAAGGAGCTACCCCGCCCAGACGCTTTTATTGGCGAGCTTTTCTCACACATCAGTTCGGCCCTTGATGCTGGAAGTGTTTCTAGATACTACATGTACCAGTTGCTTATTGTGTTTAAGCCTCCCACCGGTACGTCACGTTCCACAGTTGCCAACTTCTGATCCTTACATTACCTGTTCGCAAATTCCAAAACCATGTCCGGCCACAGAGAGGGTCACGCCGGCCCAGAAACAAACGAATCAGACCCCGGCTTGGCGCCATCAGAATGTTTCGACTCCATGTTCGACTTTGAGCAGTGGGAGGCAGATCAAGAGGTTCGCTGGGAGTTGCATCAGGACCTTCAAGGCCTTTCAAGTCTCGCAAGTAGTGGCGACGAGGGTCTCAACATCACCTCGCTCACACCTCAGTCTTTGTCCATCGATTTCGATTGGGAGGAACCCCTGCGAACTACTACGCCCGTGTCAACGATAGTTCCTACAACAGTGTCGGCCAACATCGAAAGTTTGTCATGCCTTGGCGTTCCATCATGGGACTTCGTTTCGACACCCGACCATAATTCTATCTCTTTGCCATCGACCCATCTTGTTGACTCCCCTGACATAGCCTCTGGAACTGATGGGGCCGAAGTATACTTGAGGCAGCAGTCGCTCCCAAGCGGCTACTCAGGAGACTATAGCAACCAAACAACCGGGGATCACAATGCCTTCTCCAAAGACCCGTCAGTGGAAAGACAGAGcgatgttggggttggggttggttcTTATGTCATCCGACCCAAACAAAGCCTGCCACAATCGAAGAAACGTTCCCGGACAAAGTCATACCGCACTATCTCAACAAAGTCAACCCAGTTGACGACAGAGAATGTGACATACTATGACTGCTCCATAGCTTTTAGGAGCATCCTGCCCAGACTCGACCCTCAAGGGACACCTTGCAACCACACTGAACCAGACGCCCAAGCTTCCAGTTCGATGCCACGTAAAGCGAAGCGCAAGCCCAATACAGACGAAGACCGCAAGAAGATCAAGCttgtgaggaggatgggtgCATGCTTACGATGTAGGATCTTCAAAGAAGCCGTGAGTTGCACTATGAGTCGATAGCAGTTACGTGCTAACATCGGTGATAGTGTGATGAAAACGAGCCTTGCGGGCGATGTTTAATAGCTCTTGCCAACGCTAAAGTTTTTTCATTACCATGTTATAGAGAGCCACTGGAAAACGTCATTGCATTTCGGGCTGGAAATTCCAGGGCCGGAAAAATTCGCTCGGAGCCAATATCTATTAGATGGGCCGGTGATGACATAAGTCCGAGAGTCGTAGCGCTGTCATATCCGTTCAAGAAACAGGGCGCTGGAGCAGGATTAACAGTCACCATTAAGTGTCGCAAGTTCGTACCTTACGAGTGGGATGTGATGGAAGAACCATGGTCTATTTCTCCAAAAAAGTCCATTCCTATGATATCAACACCATTTGCCTGTGTAAGTGCATTAGAGATCCGGTTATTTGTCATCGCTGACTAACTGAAACTCCAGTACGATGAGGGTGCAAGcgtggctgctgttgcaagGTACATTGAAGCCACCAAGGCAGCACTCTTGGATGAGAGTCTCGACGGTATTTTGGACGACATGATTCGACTGAGTACTGCTGAAGCAACACGTTACTGCTTGAAATACAGGGTGAGCCCTTCCAGTGAGCTTCTCAGGAAACTGTGATCATCGGCTAATATTGGCGGTGACAGGACTCTGCTGTAGCAACTGCCATGAACATCCGCGCAGCCAGCTTTTTCTCTCGAACGAAAATGATCATGACTGAAAACAATGTGCTTGAATTGCCTTATTTTCATAATCCACATTTTCTACTCAACGGTGGCTACCCTGTACCATCAATGATTGACTATCAGATGGATTACATGGCAATTACCTACATGCACGGACAGATGGAAGTCCTTGTAAAGCAGTTGAAGAAGCTAATTTTCACCAAAAACCAGCGTAAAAGCTGGTACGAGGTCTACTTGACAGTATTCGTGCTGCTTCAAAGTTTGGAGACAGTGCATGCTCGCCAAATAGACATCATTCGGCGGTATGAACCAGAGGTACGGACGAATCTTACAAACCTTGCAGAAATCTCACTAATGGTGATGATCAGGGTGGTGAGGCATTGTCAAAAGCTCGAAATATTGGCACGAGAATGATCGCTGAATGGAAATACTCTGCAAGAATCCTGATTTATCATTATCGAGCTGTTTTGAAAGGCATGGTACCATTCGCAGCCACCTGGAACGACAAGCACGTGGCCGAGTTGCGCCACGACTGCGGcctggatgaggaggcgcTTCAATATGCTCGACAAATGTCGGGTTTCATCAGGACCCGATTCGACTCTCTCAGACGATTGACCAAAGAGGGGCTCGATAACGATGCTGTAAGGCCGTTGGCGTGGATAGCACGACTTTATATCGACGATGAGGTTGACTCAGGCAAGAAGTAGAAAGGGGCGTTCAATTTCAGCAAACACAGCTATAGTATACCTGTTGTTATCTCCTCCGAGCCAAGACATTGCAAAAACGAGTTTCAAGCTCCGCTTGCACCAGACGAGTCTTTCGTTAAGGCGGCACTGGGAACCGGCAAAGAACCTTCGACAAACAAGCAAAATCCACCGTCAACCTTTCACTGGCCCAGACGGCACCATTGTTACACCAACACGCACGCGCTGCACAGCCACGCCAGAACTCAGTCATGGTCCGGGTTAGCAGAAATGCCCATCTGCTTGATCCTCATGCCAGGAGCAACTTTGTCCATCTCATCCTTGGTCCAGTACGCCTTCTCAGCAGCACTCAGATCAAACGTCTCGTCCAACTTCCTCTGCAAGACAGGAGCGGACTCCCATCCCTTGTGGCTGTCATGTAGCCACAGGCGCATGATGTACCGCTGGTTCCACACATCATCCGGCGAGTCAACAAATCCAGCACGTGCATGGAGAACAGCAAAGTTGTTGATGAACAACAAATCTCCAGCCTCGGGAACAATCCGAAGGTTAACACGCGTAGCGGCCTCCTGGACCCGATTAAGAGCAGCAATCCTCTCGGGTGTAAGCTGTGGAGCATCAGGCGAGAAAGGGATGGCGGGATTCGCCCCCAAGAATGTAACAGCCATATTGATCTGAagctggttgttgtggaACCCAATCACGGGCCTGTTGAAGGTCCTGGTGATGGTTTGATTTGGGCCGGGGCGGTGGACGCGCTCCCAGTACCAATTCTCGGAGAGAATGCGCAAGACTTCGGGGTCTCGCTTCATGAGGTCGTTGTAGATTGAGGCGATGGGGGCGAGATACTGGTCTCCTCCTTCGAGGGGAGTGCTTTGGACGAAGAGAGAGACCATGTCACCGACGTCGATGTCGGTGTGAAATGTCATGGGCTTGGCGAGCTCGAGGGGACTAAGCTTTTGCGAGAGTTGGGCACGGGAGCGGTCACGGATGTGGTCTTGGGAAAAGTTTAGCTTTTGCTTTCAGTCTCTAAAGCAGGAAGTCTCACCAATGTTTCTTGCACGCTGATCAGCAATGTAGCTGGTGATGCCGGCGTAGAGGATCACACATTCCTCGTCTGTATAAGCCGAGGGGTTGATGCCACGGATACGGTGGAATCCTCGGCCGTTGTACACATGGTCCGTGACTTTCTGGAGCCGTTTGGCGAGTCCCTGAGAAAGAGGGAATGTGGTAGGGTCTGCATGGCCACGGGAAAGGCCCAGGGCTGGTGGGCAAGTGTCAGTTGATGACGTGGGCTGCATATGAGTGACACATGTGTTACCTTGGAAGTGTTTGATGGCAGAGTTGAGCTCCTCAATATCTTGGCTTGAGAGCTTGTCAGTGAAAACATCAGTGTTGGATTCAAAGTCGGCACCAGTCCATGCCAGGTCACCGGTGAGCTCTTTAGGCCAGTCGGCGGAGCTAGGGCAGTCCATTGTTCAGGATCTTGTCTGAGTCGTGCAATTTCTCCCTTGGAAGTTCAAGTATGATGAGATTGGAGAGAGAGTAGTGGGTACAGAACTTGATCTTCAAGACCCCGATTCTCACCGGGACTCATGTCTGCATATATACCCTTCATCCATTGCATCCAGCTCATGAACGTGAATGCCCTCGATGCGGCTCAACTGCGTATTCCACCTATTCCACAAGGCTATGAGGCTCAAATCGAGGCTCTGAGCTAACTGCcgggccaagaagaagcttcAGGGGTGTAGCTTATGTGAACACATGCAGAGcggttggggtggtgtgcTAACCGAGCGTGCCATTTGTTGCCAGAC encodes the following:
- a CDS encoding uncharacterized protein (EggNog:ENOG503P7HE; COG:S); translated protein: MDFPPLGHLRIASPDDVPRISVVATAAFRYSPLFEWERPNHAKYPEDTLESYRAQFLDAIQSDDHIVLVREDAYLRDENNKTAAIIPDNTGWTAPKAGERVIVGVISIKLDPGSRHVGKLKINNGCYLATPHSLNRDLNQRHYDEWGLLSATAKRKNRVHRHSTISMIVVHPAYWRRGHGTQLATWARDLSRMDRIPQCVSAAPMSQCLFMSLGFREIDAIVAEGDKDDPRGVKTMLLEFGREYRGEPYQRLILRWIVKVTKDSLVGLVRWTQRRLNRMQVQGNEKWVW
- a CDS encoding uncharacterized protein (EggNog:ENOG503Q49R; COG:S), which produces MSGHREGHAGPETNESDPGLAPSECFDSMFDFEQWEADQEVRWELHQDLQGLSSLASSGDEGLNITSLTPQSLSIDFDWEEPLRTTTPVSTIVPTTVSANIESLSCLGVPSWDFVSTPDHNSISLPSTHLVDSPDIASGTDGAEVYLRQQSLPSGYSGDYSNQTTGDHNAFSKDPSVERQSDVGVGVGSYVIRPKQSLPQSKKRSRTKSYRTISTKSTQLTTENVTYYDCSIAFRSILPRLDPQGTPCNHTEPDAQASSSMPRKAKRKPNTDEDRKKIKLVRRMGACLRCRIFKEACDENEPCGRCLIALANAKVFSLPCYREPLENVIAFRAGNSRAGKIRSEPISIRWAGDDISPRVVALSYPFKKQGAGAGLTVTIKCRKFVPYEWDVMEEPWSISPKKSIPMISTPFACYDEGASVAAVARYIEATKAALLDESLDGILDDMIRLSTAEATRYCLKYRDSAVATAMNIRAASFFSRTKMIMTENNVLELPYFHNPHFLLNGGYPVPSMIDYQMDYMAITYMHGQMEVLVKQLKKLIFTKNQRKSWYEVYLTVFVLLQSLETVHARQIDIIRRYEPEGGEALSKARNIGTRMIAEWKYSARILIYHYRAVLKGMVPFAATWNDKHVAELRHDCGLDEEALQYARQMSGFIRTRFDSLRRLTKEGLDNDAVRPLAWIARLYIDDEVDSGKK
- a CDS encoding uncharacterized protein (EggNog:ENOG503P0PX; COG:E), with the protein product MDCPSSADWPKELTGDLAWTGADFESNTDVFTDKLSSQDIEELNSAIKHFQALGLSRGHADPTTFPLSQGLAKRLQKVTDHVYNGRGFHRIRGINPSAYTDEECVILYAGITSYIADQRARNIDHIRDRSRAQLSQKLSPLELAKPMTFHTDIDVGDMVSLFVQSTPLEGGDQYLAPIASIYNDLMKRDPEVLRILSENWYWERVHRPGPNQTITRTFNRPVIGFHNNQLQINMAVTFLGANPAIPFSPDAPQLTPERIAALNRVQEAATRVNLRIVPEAGDLLFINNFAVLHARAGFVDSPDDVWNQRYIMRLWLHDSHKGWESAPVLQRKLDETFDLSAAEKAYWTKDEMDKVAPGMRIKQMGISANPDHD